The nucleotide sequence ATTTGATTATGGCCAAGAGCCTGATGGACCAGGCGGGCCTGGACCGGGTAGTGTTCATCCCGTCGGGCACGCCGCCGCACAAACGGCGCAAACCGATTTTGGCGGGCGAGCATCGCCTGCGGATGGTCCGACTCGCCGTCGAAGGCAACGAGCGGTTTGAGGTCAGCGACTGGGAACTCGGCCGCAGCGAGCCTTGTTATACGATTAACACGGTCGATCAATTCCAGCGGCGGTATCCGGAGACTGAATTCGCGTGGCTGATCGGCTCGGACAGTCTGGGCGAGCTTCCGACGTGGCACCGGTTCGACGAGCTGGTCCGTAAGGTGCGGATTTTGACGGCCTGGCGGGGCGGGTTGGAGATGGAGGAGATTCTGGGCAGGCTTCGCGAGCAGGTTTCGGGCGAGGTTTTCGAGAAGCTTCGGGCGGGGGTCGTTCGGACGCCTATGATTGAGATTGCCGCCACGGACCTGCGGGCCGCCGTCGCCCGAGGCGGCGATGTTCGATATCTGACGCCCGAGGCGGTGCGGGCGTATATTCTGGAACACGGGCTGTACCGGCCATGAGCGTGGAAGAACCGGGCGTGCAGGACAATACGATCAGCGACCGTCGGATCGGCCGGGCGGCCGACTGGCAGGCTGTGTTCGGCAACGACCGGCCGGTGCAGATCGAGATCGGTCCGGGCAAAGGCACGGTGCTGCTTCAGTTGGCGCAGATATTTCCGGAGCACAATCTGCTTGGGATCGAATGGGCGGCTGAGTTCTATCGTCACGCGGCGCGTCGCAGCCGGTTCTGGAAGGCGGGCAACGTCAAGCTTTTGCGGACGGACGCGCGGGAGTTCCTGATCGACCGGGTACCGACGGCCAGCGTTTTGGCGGTGCACGCCTACTTCGCGGACCCGTGGCCCAAGAGTCGTCACGCGGGCCGGCGGCTTTTTATTCCCGAGTTCTGCCGGGCGGCGGCCAGGGTCATCAAGCCCGGCGGCAAGATCTTCGCCGCTACGGATCATCAGCCATACGGCGAAGAGATCCACGCGAACCTCTCGGCGGTGCCGCAACTGCGGGAGGCGGACCATCGCGTGCTGGAGGGCCGGAGTCTGGAAACGCTGGAGAGCAACTACGAGGCCAAATTCGTCAAAGAGGGGCGAAAGATATCGCGGATGGCGTTTGAACGGGTATAATCCCTGGTTTGAATGGTTTTGCGCGAAGCGGCGGCTGGCCTTCGAGCCGCCGTTGAGCGGATGGACGATAAGGAGCAGGCCGAATGGCGACGGTGAAGGTGTTGGTGCTGCGGACGGCAGGCACGAACTGCGACGGGGAGACGGCGTTCGCCTTCGAGCAGGCGGGGGCCAAGGCGGAGATGGTGCACATCAACCGCATTTTGGAGAGCCCGGAGAAGCTCGACGCGTATCAGATTCTGGCCATTCCGGGCGGCTTCAGCTACGGCGACGACATCTCGGCGGGCAAGATATTCGCGGTGCGTCTGTTGCATGACCTGGGCCGGCGTTTGGGCGATTTTGTCAACCGCGACCGGCTGGTGCTGGGCATCTGCAACGGGTTTCAGGTGCTGGTCAAGGCGGGCCTGCTGCCGGAGGTCAAGCCGTCGGAGGACTTCCAACAGGAGGTGACGCTGAGCGACAACGACAGCGGCAAGTTCGAGGACCGCTGGGTGTGGCTCAAGTCGTACAGCGACCGCTGCGTGTTCATCGAGCCGGACCGGATGATCTATCTGCCGATCGCCCACGCGGAGGGCAAGTTCATTCCCAAGAGCGAGGCCGTGCTGGAGCGTCTGAAGGCCAACGGCCAGATTGTCTTTCGTTACGTCGATAACAAGGGGCAGTTCGGGAGTTATCCGATCAGCCCGAACGGTTCGGTCGACCACGTGGCGGGCATCTGCGACCCCAGCGGCCGCGTGTTGGGCCTGATGCCACATCCCGAACGTCACGTGAAGCGCACCCACCACCCGCATTGGACGCGGTTGGGCGAGGCCCACGAGGGTGACGGGCGGGTGATTTTCGATCGGGCGGTCCGCTACTTCGCCTGATCGCGTTGGCGTGCAAGCATTTGCGCGTTCGCGAGCGACGGCTGCGGTTGTTTTCAGCGGGTATCGGCGATTGTGCTGGATTCGCATGCGGACGTGCATCTATAATTTGGCAAACAATTAACTGAACGCTGGGCAACAGCCGGAGATCATCCGCCCCGTGCTTTTCCCGGTTGGTATATGAAAGGCGGGAGCTGATGAAGATTTTATTTGTTTATCCTCTCTACCCCGAGACGTTCTGGAGCTTCAAGCACGCGCTGCGATTCCTGGGCAAGAAGGCGGCGTTTCCGCCTCTGGGCCTGCTGACGGTGGCGGCCATGCTGCCGGAGCGTTGGGAAAAGAAGCTCGTGGACCTGAACGTGAGCGGGCTTGACGATCGTCAGATCGACTGGGCCGACATGGTCTTCGTCAGCGCGATGCTCGTCCAGGCGCCCAGCGCCCGCGAGGTGATTCAGCGGTGCAAGGCGCGGGGCAAGACGGTGGTGGCGGGCGGTCCGGCGTTCACCGCGAGGCACGAGCAGTTCGAAGGGGTGGATCACTTCGTCTTGAACGAGGCTGAGGTGACGCTGCCGCAGTTTCTTGACGACCTCGAGCACGGCCGGCCTCAACCGGTGTATACGACCGACGAGCATCCGGACCTCTCGGAGACGCCGATTCCGCTGTGGTCGCTGATTCGTTTGAAGGACTATGCGGTGGTTCCCGTCCAGTATTCGCGCGGCTGCCCGTTCAACTGCGAGTTCTGCGATATCATTGTGATGTACGGCCGCAAACCCCGGACCAAGACGCCCGAGCAGTTGATTCGCGAGATCCAGGCCCTCTACGACGCCGGTTGGCGGAGCGGCGTGTTCATCGTGGACGACAATTTTATCGGGAACAAGCGGAACGTCAAGCAGATGCTGCCGCACCTGATCCGGTGGCAGCGGGAGCACAACGTTCCGTTCAATTTGCTGACGGAGGCCAGCGCGGACCTGGCCGACGACGAACAGCTCATGCGGATGATGGCCCAGGCCAACTTCCGGAAGGTGTTTTTGGGGATTGAGACGCCGGACCCGGACGGGCTCCGCGAGTGCGGCAAGCACCAGAACGCGTCTCGCGACATGACCGAGGTGGTGGCCACAATACACCGCCACGGGATGCAGGTCATGGGGGGGTTCATCGTCGGGTTCGACACCGACAACGAGAGTATTTTTCAGCGGCAGATCAACTTCATCCAGAACACCGGGATCGTGACCGCGATGGTGGGGATG is from Phycisphaerae bacterium and encodes:
- the nadD gene encoding nicotinate (nicotinamide) nucleotide adenylyltransferase: MASIVGLFGGTFDPPHLGHLIMAKSLMDQAGLDRVVFIPSGTPPHKRRKPILAGEHRLRMVRLAVEGNERFEVSDWELGRSEPCYTINTVDQFQRRYPETEFAWLIGSDSLGELPTWHRFDELVRKVRILTAWRGGLEMEEILGRLREQVSGEVFEKLRAGVVRTPMIEIAATDLRAAVARGGDVRYLTPEAVRAYILEHGLYRP
- the trmB gene encoding tRNA (guanosine(46)-N7)-methyltransferase TrmB, with translation MSVEEPGVQDNTISDRRIGRAADWQAVFGNDRPVQIEIGPGKGTVLLQLAQIFPEHNLLGIEWAAEFYRHAARRSRFWKAGNVKLLRTDAREFLIDRVPTASVLAVHAYFADPWPKSRHAGRRLFIPEFCRAAARVIKPGGKIFAATDHQPYGEEIHANLSAVPQLREADHRVLEGRSLETLESNYEAKFVKEGRKISRMAFERV
- the purQ gene encoding phosphoribosylformylglycinamidine synthase I, whose product is MATVKVLVLRTAGTNCDGETAFAFEQAGAKAEMVHINRILESPEKLDAYQILAIPGGFSYGDDISAGKIFAVRLLHDLGRRLGDFVNRDRLVLGICNGFQVLVKAGLLPEVKPSEDFQQEVTLSDNDSGKFEDRWVWLKSYSDRCVFIEPDRMIYLPIAHAEGKFIPKSEAVLERLKANGQIVFRYVDNKGQFGSYPISPNGSVDHVAGICDPSGRVLGLMPHPERHVKRTHHPHWTRLGEAHEGDGRVIFDRAVRYFA
- a CDS encoding B12-binding domain-containing radical SAM protein; amino-acid sequence: MKILFVYPLYPETFWSFKHALRFLGKKAAFPPLGLLTVAAMLPERWEKKLVDLNVSGLDDRQIDWADMVFVSAMLVQAPSAREVIQRCKARGKTVVAGGPAFTARHEQFEGVDHFVLNEAEVTLPQFLDDLEHGRPQPVYTTDEHPDLSETPIPLWSLIRLKDYAVVPVQYSRGCPFNCEFCDIIVMYGRKPRTKTPEQLIREIQALYDAGWRSGVFIVDDNFIGNKRNVKQMLPHLIRWQREHNVPFNLLTEASADLADDEQLMRMMAQANFRKVFLGIETPDPDGLRECGKHQNASRDMTEVVATIHRHGMQVMGGFIVGFDTDNESIFQRQINFIQNTGIVTAMVGMLNALPHTALWHRLNAEGRLRGDTTGENTEARLNFLPRMPEQALLDGYKRILTTIYSPRQYYQRIYTLLRSCNPEHGEPTTPEGWLAFVRSMWEIGVRSKARLLYWKLLVKTLLTRRKAFPLAVELAIYGLHFERVTARIVGGVLPGSDDQPLPA